TCTGTTTTAGCTATTGAGCCAACTATTATAGTGAACTGTATTGGTTATGGTGTAGTAAAGAATGAGTTGGATGTAAAACAAATGTTCGATATAAACTATACTTTAACGAGCAAGTTGTTTGATTTTATTTTTAGCAAACTACCCGATACTTTTTTATTTCATATAGGCACTGCTTTTGAATACAGTCTTAATCAAACCAAACTAACAGAAGACAGTATTTGTTGCCCGCAAACTTATTACGGCATTAGTAAGCTAATGGCTTCGCATTATTTATTAAGCCATAAGAATTTTACAAATTATACCATTTTAAGGCCTTTCAGCATGTTTGGACCTTATGAGCATGAAAGTAAAATAATACCTTATTTAATAAGCGCTCAAAAAAATAAACAAGCCATTCCTTTGTCAGCCGGTACGCAACAACGCGACTATTTTTTTGTAAAGGATTTGAGCAACTTTATTAAAACATTAATTAACAAACCCCATAACAGCATACCCAACCTACTCAATGTTGGAAGCGGAAAAACGTATTCTTTAATTGATTTAGGAAAAGCCATTGCGGCTCAATTACCTGATTTCAATGAGGAGTATTGGCAATGGGGTAAAATACCCTCAAGAGTGGGTGAAAGCGATGCCTTTTACAATGCATCCAATTTAGCTTTTGACAATGGCTTTGAAATAAGTCCATTAAACAAAGGTTTTGAACAAACAATAAAATATTATTTAGAAAATGTATAGCAACTTTAACGGCAGTATTGAAGATTCATTAAGAGCCATTGCACACAACAAAACAACTAAAACCTACGAACCGGGTAAAGATTATTTACCTGTTACAGGAAAGGTATTAGATGCTGATGATTTATTACATGGAGTAGATGCAGTATTAGACGGCTGGTTAACTACCGGCAGGTTTGGACCTAAATTTGAAAAAGAGTTTGCCCAGTATTTTGGCTCACGCTTTTCCTTCTTAGTAAACAGTGGTTCATCGGCTAATTTATTGGCTTTTTATGCGCTTACCTCGCCTAAATTGGGTGAACGTGCTATTAAGCCCGGTGATGAAATAATTACGGTAGCTGCTGGCTTTCCTACCACGGTTAACCCAATGATTCAGTTTGGTTGTATACCCGTTTTTATTGATGTAGATATACCTACTTACAATATAAAAACTGAGTTATTAGAAGAAGCTTTAAGCCCTAAAACAAAAGGTATTATGTTGGCGCATACGCTAGGTAATCCGTTTAATTTAGATGCGATTATGGCTTTTGCTAAAAAACATAATTTATGGGTAATTGAAGATGATTGCGATAGTTTAGGCGCTACTTATAAAGATAAAAAAACGGGCACTTTTGGCGATTTAGCCACTGTTTCCTTCTACCCTGCCCACCATATTACCATGGGTGAAGGTGGTGCGGTATTGGTAAACAATGCGCAACTAAAAAAAATAACCGAAAGCTTCAGAGATTGGGGACGCGACTGCTGGTGTGAGCCGGGTAAAGACAATACTTGTGGCAAACGTTACGACCAGTGTTTAGGAGAATTACCACATGGGTATGACCATAAATATACTTACTCGCATATCGGGTTTAACTTAAAGGTAACTGATATGCAAGCAGCTATTGGCTTAAGCCAATTGAAAAAAGCTGATTATTTTGTACAACGCAGAAGAGAAAATTATGCTACTCTTTATGAAATGCTTAAACCATTTGAAGAGCATTTTATATTACCAGAACCAACGCCTCATAGCAATCCTAGTTGGTTTGGTTTTTTAATTACCATAAAAGATAGCAGCCCTCTTGATAGAAATAAACTGGTTCAGTATTTAGAAGAAAATAAAATTGGTACCCGTTTATTATTTGCTGGTAACTTATTACGCCAACCTGCATACAAAGGTGTTGAACACCGTATAGTTGGTGGTGGTTTAACCAATACTGATACCATTATGAATCGTTCATTCTGGTTGGGTGTTTGGCCCGGATTAGAGGTTAGACATTACGAATACATTATTGATAAACTAAAAGCTTTCATTAACAAGTAACATTGGATAATCAAGAGGTTTTTATTTCTGTTTGTATTCCAACTTATAACAGGGCTGATTTTTTAGTAAGCTGTATACAGAGCGTATTAAATCAAAACTATAGCAATTACGAAATTGTAATTTGCGATAACCAAAGTACAGACAATACGGAAGAAATAGTTAAATCGATTACTGACTCAAGAATACGTTATATAAAAAACAGTGCTAACGTAGGGCTTTGGGGCAATCACAATGAATGTATAAAAAATGCCAAAGCCAATTGGATATTTTTTCTGCACAGTGATGAACTGCTGGAAAATAAAGAAGCCTTACTGGTATTCTCTAACACTATTCAACAGGTTAATGATGACGTAGCCGTTATTATTACCTCGGGTGACAGGCCTGCCATTAATGAGTACCAGGCTTTAAAACCTGATGCAGCATTGATTGAACCAACTGAAGCTTTGTTTCTTTCCTTAACAGGCATTGGAAGTCCATCGGGTATGTGTTACAATAAAAATGCATTGCATAAAACCGGTGAATTCAGAACAGCCAATGAGTTAATATGTACCAGCGACCATGAACTACTAGCCAGATTTTCGGCTCTTAATTATCAATTCTATCTTATCAATACTCAAATACTAAAGGTAATTGAAGGTGATCACCGAATGACCAATAAGGTAAACAAGTTTGATTACATCAATGGATTTAAAATATTGTATGGCGATGCAAAGTCGAATCCGAACTATGCAAAAACGTTGGCGTTTTTTTATAACAACACAAAACATTGGTCAGGCCATTTTATAGCACTTTTTATATTAAGGCTTAGTTATGTGGAAAGCAAAACCACTTTGCTAAGGTTTATATTACTGGCTTTTAAAAAGCGTTCTTTGTTAACGAACAACATTTTTTATTATGGCTTAGCTAACTTTATGTTTGGTAAAAACAGTCATTATAAACTACTTAAATACGTAGGTTAATGAACCAAAACGCACAAAAAAAACGTGGTGTATTTGTTCAGTTAATTGCATCTTATACCAATACAGCTTTTGCTGTTATTAGCGGTTTGTTTTTTGTACCGCTTTACTTCAGGTATATTGACATAAACACATATGGTAGCTGGCTGGCTTCGGGTAATGTTTTAAATATGCTCAGCATTATAGAAGGTGGGGTTGCTATTGTTTTTTCGCAAAAGGTGGCTGCTTTTTATGGAGCAGGCAAAGGCAAAGAATTTGCTGTTAGCACTGCTTCCGGCATAAGTATCAGTTTTTCTATTGCGTTCTTAATTATGATAGCTGCTTTATCATTATCACCCTGGGTTCCTTATTGGGTTAAAGCTGATGCAGCAAATATATCAGGTATAAGATGGGCTTTTTTATTTGCAGGCTCAGGTAGTGCATTAGCTATTATTAATTCAGCCATCGTTGTAATACCAAGAGCCTGGCACAAAAACGAATTCACTTCTATTACTGCTTTGGTGGCATCATTAATGGGTTTGTTAGCTATTTTTTGCTCACTTACTTTTTTCAATGCAGGCATTGTATCGCTGGGTATTGGTTCATTTACCAGAAGCTTAATAAACCTGGTGGGTAACAGCTTTTATACCATAGGTAAATGGAAGCATCATTGTTCGTTTAAACCAGCATTTCAGTTTAACGATTTAAAACAATTAATGGTAACAACACTCCCCGTATTTGGCAGTAACTTTTTAGGCGCATTGCTCAATAATTCAAAAGAGTTGTTATTAGCAATTTTAGTAAACCCGGCTAGTGTAAGTATTTTATCTATTACGGCCAGGTTATTTGGTTTAATTGTAATGGTTATCAACCCACTTTCCTCTTCTTTATTTTCGGCACTTTCAAGCCTTTCATTGAATAAAGAAAAGTTGTTTTACTGGATTCCAAAATTGTTCAGAACCTACAATTTTGCTTCGGGTATTATGTTTGGTATGGCCATATCAGTTAATGCATGGTTTATTAGTTTTTGGGTAGGTGCTGATAAATTCGGAGGTATTGAACTATCAATATTGCTGGGTATTTCGGCTTGGTTAACTACCAAATGTAATATGAATATTATGCTCTTAAACGTGCAATCTATATTTAAGCCTACTTCGTTTATTTCGGTTGTCGATATTTCAATCAGGATATTTTTTATAGGCCTCTTGGTTTTATCGGGCATCCAATTTAAAATAATTTACCTCCCATTAATTGAGTGCTTTTCTATCCTATTCTCAGTGCTTTACCTAGAGTATAATTTATCGAAAAGCTTAAACGACAATAGCTCATTTAAAAACAATGCATTCCATTTCTTTTACTCATTAATACAGTATGTAATTATTGCAGTATTGGTGTATTGGGTAGCCAATTATGGTTTAATAAAAGTAAGTTATTTAAACAGCTTATATCAACTGGTACTAGCCTCGTGTGTTAGTTTAATAGGGTTTGGTTTATTCATAGCCCTTTACCCTAAAAACAGGGCAATGGTTCAGGAAACATGGGCATTAATAAGAAAGAGAAGTTAGTTAAATGAATTCGGGGAAAAAGTTTGGGGTAATGATATTGTTTTTTGATTGCGAGCAATTCATTTTAAAAACAATTGAAAACTGCGCTCCTTTCGTTGACAAAATATATATTAGTTATAGTCCACAACCTTGGTCAGCTTATAATGCTGATGCGCCTAGTTTGTATGCCAATCGGTCAAACCCCGAAATACTAAAACAATCGGTTTATTTTGATAAGCTGGAACTGGTACAAGGAGTTTGGGAAACGGAGGAAGCACAAAGAAATGCCTGCCGCACAAAAGCCATTGCCGATGGTATGGATTATTTAATAGTGCAGGATGCTGATGAGTTTTATTTGCCTGAAACCTACCAACAAAATATTGACGAAATATTAGCTAACCCACAATACAATATGTATCAATGCCCGTGGATGATTTTTTGGAAGGATACAAAACATGTTATCCTACACCGGGAACATTTAGGCGAAAGAAATACTATATATGCGGCTTGCCCATTGTTTGCCATTAACCTGCATGTTGACAATCCATTTACAAGCCGCAGGCTGACAAAGGATATTGATAATAAATTGATTTTACAAGGCATGTGCTTTCACTTATCGTATGTTTTTTCGGATGAAGAAATGGTAAGGAAAATAAATACCTGGGGACACTCGCACCAGGTAAATAAAAACTGGTTACGTTGGAAATGGCTTGCCTGGAATCCGCAAACCAAGTATTTGAATCCATTTAACAGTACGCAATGGATTAAAGCGGTTCCGTACACAGGAAAATTACCTAAAGAATTAATTGATTTTCCTACACCACCTCAAACTATCATTCCATTAAGTTTATTGGAGCAAATTAAATGTAACTGGCAAGACACTATTAGCTTGGGTTCTTTTCAGTTAAGGCAATTGTCTAAACAAGTAAAAAGGCTCTTAAAAAATTAATAATATGCTCATAATATTACCAACATTTAAGCGAATAGAAACTGTTTATTGGGTTATCATTTCAATTATTAATAATGATTTACCTGCACTAGACGAAAAGCCTCGCCTGTTAATTGTAAACAATTACCCGCCCAATAAAGAAGCCATTGAAAACATGGTGGATTCTCTTCAAAAAAAATACCCTGAAAAGGCGGCACTATGGGAGTGGATTCAATTGCACCGTAAAGAAACATTAACACCGGTAGCCAACTGGTATTCGGCTTTGGAAGAATTTGCCAAGGAAGACGAAGTAGCTTTTTTTGTGGGCGATGATGACCCATTACCTAAGTGGAGTATAAAAGTACGTTACGAGCAACTGGTATTAAACAAAGCAGATTTTATTTCGGGTAGGTTATGTTCGGGTATTTTCTTCTATCAGAATGGAAGCAAACTGCATTTTGAAGGCGAAACACCCCAATTAAGCAGCAATACTAAAACAGAAATAATAGATTACAGCAACGTATGGAGCTGGCCTACGGTGCATTTAAGCAACCATTGTTTTGTATACAACGATACTTTTAAAAAATCGCTGGCAATGGTATATGACTGGTTTGAAAGCCAGCCTGAAATAGGCGAATTTAACCGCACTTTATTCATTACTTTTTATGTTCCGCTGGCCTTATTGGTAAATAATGCCAAGATGATTGGTATTGAAGAAATTGTAGTGTACAGGGGCCAGAGTGTAGAAGAAATTATTGACAGTAAATTTGGTATCAGGTCATGGAATTTAGGTTTCATTTCTATGTTGTGTTACGATGTAATGCAAACCTTTTTACCCAACGAAAAAGGCTTAACAGGCGTAAAAAACCATTTTATTGAAACCTATAAAAAATGGTATTTAACTACCTTTTTCGACCCAAGAATCAGCCCTGCTGAAAACAAATACATTCAATCTAAGTACAAGTCGATTATCAATGAATTAACGGTAAGCGACAGACTGTATGCGGTTAAATTAATACTAAAAGACTGGTTAAAAATTAAAGGGCTTCCTTTAAAAGTAAAAGCTTTTTTGGGTGCGCAGTCAGCCGATAAAGTGTTTAAAAAGCTATTGCAAATTGATTAATAAAGCAGCTTATACTACTCTCATTACTTAAAACATCTATGAAAAACTTACTTAAACGCATATATAAATTATTTAACTCGTTGTTATTTGATCCATTGGCCATATACCGCAAATGGAGGGCATTGCCACATTTTATAAGAAACATTTTTGCTTATAAAAGTAAACAACAAGCTAATTCCAGTTTTAAAATAAGCACCAAAGACTTTTATTTTACTACGGCTGATAAGTTTCAATCATCGGGTAATTCATATGGTCATTATTTTTTACAGGATTTATGGGCTGCCAATAAAGTGCACCAATCGGATGCAAAATTACATATTGATGTGGCCTCAAGAATAGATGGTTTTGTAGCGCATTTACTTCCTTTTTGCAAGGTTGAGTATGTTGACATCAGGCCTATGGAATCGAAAATAAACAACCTTACTTATGTGAAAGGTGATATTTGTAATTTACCATACGAAAGCAACACGGTTGATAGTTTAAGCTGTTTACATGTATTGGAGCATATAGGTTTAGGACGTTATGGTGATGATATAGACCCGGACGGACATCTAAAAGGAGCTAAAGAATTAGCCCGAATTTTAAAGCCGGGTGGCACTTTGTATTTTGGCACTCCGGTTGGTAAAGAGCGTTTATGTTTTGATGCACACAGGGTTTTTAACCCGGAAACAATTGTTAAAATATTTGGCGATTTAAAATTGGTATCGTTTAGTTTAATTGACGATAAAGCGGAACAGGTTTTTGAAAATGTAAACTTAGCTGATGGAGCCCATTTAAATTACGGATGTGGCCTTTATGTATTTACCAAATAAATGATTAGCGTTCGTATTTTAGGCGGTTTAGGAAATCAAATGTTTGCTTATGCAAGTGCTAAAGCTATTGCTAAGTTTAATAAAACCGGTTTGCAGTTGGATACACACTCCGGCTTTAGAAACGATGCTTACAAAAGAAATTATGCGCTTGACCATTTTAATATAAAAGCCACTATAGCCAATAATATCAGTAACTATAAAAAGCTGTTTGGTCATTACCGCCAGTTTGTAGAACGTAAAATCAATTTATATTTACCCAATACATTTAAGTGGTATTGGCACGAAACACATTATACCTTTCATAAAGAATTATTAACCAAACCCAATAAACATTTGTATTTGGATGGTTACTTTCAGGCTCCTGCCTATTTTGACAGTATAAAAAATGAATTACAGGAAGAGTTTACTATTAAAAATCCACCTACCGATGAACTCAACCAAAGTATATTCAATAGAATTAAAGCAAGCCAGAATGTGGTTTGTGTGCATGCACGCAGGCTGAGAGCTTTGGCGGCTGATGGTTCTGTAGTAAGCACTAACGATAATAAAATACTAGGATTAGGTTATTACCAACAAGCCATTGCTTATATGCGTAGCCACTTAAACAACCCAACTTTTGTGTTATTTGGTGACGACCCTATTTGGTTACAAGAAAACTTATCGTTAAACGAAAATGAATGTATAACGGTAGGCCATAATAAAGGCGATGAAAATAATTACAAAGACTTTTGGTTGATGCAACATTGCCAACATTTTATACTTTCTAACAGTACTTTTGCCTGGTGGGCAGCTTACTTATCGGAAGCTAACAACAAAATAACCGTGGCCCCTCCTATTCGCTTTTGGGAAAACGATTCTATTTTAAACGACAGAACTTATCAAATTATAGACTAATTGATTTACTGCTAAAAACAATATGTTTTTTTCCCTAACCATTATACTCATAACACTGTTCATATTTATAAAGGCTATAAAATTGCCTTCGTTTATACCTACGCTATTAAGTATTTTGCCCTTACAACAAAGTATTTTTATTTGTTATGCTTATTTTTTTAAGGAGGGACTATTTGCGGAATACTTTATTCATAATGATATTCTGAACGATGCAGGCATTTATTATATACTCATCAATTACTGCTTATATGCAGCCTTTATTTATGGTATTTCATTTCTAGTATTAAAGAAAATAAGGTTTAATAACAACTCACTTCAGTGGTTGCAACTATCGAGTTTTAGCTTTTCGTTAGAGAAATTAATCATTGTGTACTTAGGCTTATCTATGTTGTTTTTAACCTCTACAGCATTAGATGGTTTTATTCCAAAAGTAACCCGTATAGCTTATTCGTACATGAGTTTTGTACCCATATTAGTTGGCTATTTTATTAAAAAGCTGGAACGAAAAATAGTGCTGTTATTTTTTATAGTAGTAGGCCTTTTTGTGGGTGTTAATTTATTAGCTGGTGGTAGAGGCTATTTAGTAACCATTGTTATTTCATTTACGTTGGGTCTTTTGGCTAATAAAGAAAATTACAACCTACGTAGAAAATACTTTATCACCATTGGTATTATTGCGGTGCTAGCCTTTCCATTACTTAGTTTTATTGAGCAATTCAGAACTGAAAATGAACGTGTAAGTTTTGAAGAGGTAGATGGACAAAGGCTTAATTCTTTGGTTTCGGAATACAAAACCAATACCAATAGCAAAGAGACCAACAATGATGGAATAGCCCGTTTAATTACCTGGCCTACCTTATCCGTTATACTACTTACTGATGTTACGGTACCAACAGTGGGTTTCAGCAATATTGGTAACGATTTACAGTTTATTTATACCAATACTTTTATTACCGGAAAAGGTGTGGAAGAGTCGCGTGAACAATACATAGAAAATTTATGGGGATCCTCCCCTTCCAACTTATATGATTACAACGTAAACTTATCAAATAGCGTAGAGTTTTCGTTAATGGCTGATGGTATTTGGCGGTATGGACAATTGGGTTTCTTTTACAATTTGATTATTATTATTTTAATAGCTTTACTCATTGAAAACTATATTGTAAACTCCATTAGCACAAACAATATCAGTTCATTTAAACTATTTATTTTAGGTAATACCTACCTAATTATGTACAATTCAGTAGGAGCAGAACCGCTTATAAGTATTGCGAGAAGTTTAATTTACAATATGTTCTTCTCCTTTCTGTTTTCTAAAATTATCGATTTCTATTTACATAAACATGTACTAAGAAAAGCCTTAAATACTATAGAAAATCTGTAACGTAAAATTCATTCAAAACTATTTTTAACATGTGTGGCATAGCAGGAATAATAGGAAACAATCATAGTCATGAATTAATTTATACTATAGTTGAAAAAATAAAACACAGAGGCCCTGATGGTAATGGCGTAGCATTTAGAATTAATGATAAGTCCGTTACGCTGGCTCATGTAAGGTTAAGTATTATTGATTTAAGCACTAACGGGGCACAACCCATGTTAAGCGAAAACAATGGGAACGTAATAACATTTAATGGCGAAATTTATAATTACCGCCAGTTAAAAGAAGAACTTAAATACCATTATACTTTTAAAACCAGCAGCGATACAGAAGTAATATTAGCCGCTTATGCCCATTGGGGTGTGGAGGCTATTAGCAAACTGCAAGGTATGTTTGCCCTTGCCATATACGATAAAAGCAAAAACAAAATATTAATAGCCAGAGACCGGGTCGGTATTAAACCTTTTTATTACAGGCAATACAAAGGCAATTTTTTATTCTGCTCCGAAATAAAAGGTTTGCTTGGTTTACCCGATACGCAACATACTTTAAACTTAGCCAAAACAGGTAAGTTTATTGGATACCGACAACTGGATGTTGACTACGAAACTTTTTACAATGAAGTAAAACAATTGCCTTCGGCACATTACGCCTGGGTAAATGAATCAGGTGAAATGGAAACACCCACAGCTTATTGGGATTTTCCAAAACAAGGCTATAAACATTTTGATGCCCAAACTGATAAAGATGCTTTGGTTGATTTGTTTAGAGAAACACTCAACCTGCATATGATTTCAGATGTAGAAGTAGGTGCTTTTGTATCGGGCGGTATAGACTCATCATCGGTAGCCAGTTTTGCTTTACAAAGCAATGAACAAGAAGTGTTACACACTTTTTCAGCCATACAGGTAGAGCAAAACAGCGAGAATACTTTAATAAAATACATTGTTGATCAACCCAAAATTAAACACCATTCCTTTTTACTGGATGGCACCGGTTTTTTTGATGAGTTGGCTAATGTTATTTATCACCACGATGAACCCTTATTAGATGGTTCCATGTATTCACACTATAAACTTTGCCAAATGGCATCGCAACACAAAATAAAAGTATTGCTGTCAGGTGCAGGTGGCGATGAATTGTTTGGTGGTTATCTTTCGCATGTAAGTGCTTATTTGGGTACTTTATTAAGTGAAGGTAAAATAGGTGCACTTAACAATGCCATTGGTATTATTGCCAATAACAGCGAATACAGCGTAAAACAATTATGGTTAAAAGCCATACAGGAAGCTACGCCTGTTGCATGGAAACAGTCGTTTAAAAACAAACAGTTTAATAAAAACACCGCTATACTTAACGTAGATGCGAGTGATTTAAACAGTACTTTTTATTACCATAAAGCAGATACAGCTTGGGAAAGTAATTTCTTAAACAACTATAAAAGTTGGACAGTGCCACCTTACCTGCATTACGAAGATAGAAACTCGATGGCTTTTGGTGTAGAAATAAGAGTACCTTTTTACGACCATCGCTTAATTGAGTTTGTTCGACAATTTGATACCGCTTCTCTCATGAATGGAGCAAGCAAAAGTTTAATCAGGCAATCGTTTAAAGGAATAGTACCTGAACCTATTTTACAACAAAAAGGAAAATATGGCTTCCCTTCGCCTATTGATAATTTATTAAAAAACGATAAACGTAGCAAAGAATTATTTTACGATTTGGTTCCAACAAATCCTTTTATGAAAAAAGAGTTAGCTATTCAGTTAGGTGATGATTTTTATAGTGGTAAAGCAGATTTAGGTTTATTCTGGCGTGCTTTATCATTTAGTGTGTGGTACAACAAAAACTTTGCATGAAATTAAACTTGCTTTATGTAGGCGATTTATGGACAGGCAGCACTGCTTTACAAAGGCTTGATGCACTAAAAACACTGAACTATAATATTGTTGAAATAGACTCGACACAGGTTTTAAATAAAATACAACAATTACTTTTTCGAATAAGCTTTAAACTAAAATGGCCTATTGATTTTATTGGACTCAATAAAAAAATAATTGATACTATTAATCAACAAGCCTTTGATGTACTCTGGGTAGATAAAGGTTTATTCATTAAACCAGATACACTAAAACTAGCCAAACAAAAAGGCATAAAATTAGTAAACTACAGTCCGGACGATATGATTAATAAAAACAATCAGTCCAATTACTATTTAGCAGCTATGCCTGTTTACGATGTACATGTAAGTACTAAATCGTATAACATGGAAGAGTTAAAACAACTGGGTGCTAAAAAAGTTATTTTTAGCGACAAAGGTTTTGACCCGACATTACACCACCCTGTACAACCAACAGAAAGTGAATTGCGTGAACTAGGTAGCTTGGTTGGCTTTATTGGTAGTTACGAAGATGACCGTGCAGAAAGTATAAAGTACTTATGTAAAAACGGTATTGAAGTAAGAGTATACGGGTCAACTTGGGCGCATTTAAAAAATAAAATCCCTAATTTAATAGTCGATAGCAATAGTTACTTTCATAGAAGTTATGTTACCGTATTAAACTGCATTGAAATCAATTTATGTTTTTTAAAAAAACAAAACCGCGATTTACAAACCCAGCGCAGTGTTGAAATAACAGCTTGCGGCCGCTTTATGATTGGAGAAAGAACAGCAGAGCATTTGCGTTTATTTAAAGAAAACGAAGAAGCCGTTTATTTTGATAATGACAACAAAGAAGAACTGTTAGAAAAAGTGCGTTATTATTTAGATAAAAAAGAATTACGCGATAAGATAGGGCAAGCTGCAAGAGCGCGCTGCATTGAATCGAAATACGACATTAACAGCAGACTAGAACAAGTTATACATTCCATTAACTAATTAAACCATGAATTATAAAAAAGCGGTATACGACTCATACCTCAGTTTTCATAATAAGCACTTATACGGAGCACCTTCTTTGGAAAGGTTTAATGCCCACAAAGCTGTTAATGATTTTTACTTAAACCCATTTTTACCAAACAACAAACAGGCAGCTATTTTAGATATTGGCTGTGGCGATGGTAATTTGGTTTATTGGTTGCAACAAAAAGGCTACCAACAAGCACAAGGTGTTGATGTATCAGCCGAGCAAATAGAATCAGGTTTAGGTTTAGGTATAACCAATTTATTTATTGGCGACTTAACCGGCTTTTTGCAAGACAAAGAGAACAAATATGATTTGATTATAGCCCGCGATGTATTTGAACATTTTACCAGACAAGATTTTTTTGAGGCTTTGATTGTAATAAAAAAA
This DNA window, taken from Bacteroidota bacterium, encodes the following:
- a CDS encoding glycosyltransferase — its product is MKLNLLYVGDLWTGSTALQRLDALKTLNYNIVEIDSTQVLNKIQQLLFRISFKLKWPIDFIGLNKKIIDTINQQAFDVLWVDKGLFIKPDTLKLAKQKGIKLVNYSPDDMINKNNQSNYYLAAMPVYDVHVSTKSYNMEELKQLGAKKVIFSDKGFDPTLHHPVQPTESELRELGSLVGFIGSYEDDRAESIKYLCKNGIEVRVYGSTWAHLKNKIPNLIVDSNSYFHRSYVTVLNCIEINLCFLKKQNRDLQTQRSVEITACGRFMIGERTAEHLRLFKENEEAVYFDNDNKEELLEKVRYYLDKKELRDKIGQAARARCIESKYDINSRLEQVIHSIN
- a CDS encoding class I SAM-dependent methyltransferase yields the protein MNYKKAVYDSYLSFHNKHLYGAPSLERFNAHKAVNDFYLNPFLPNNKQAAILDIGCGDGNLVYWLQQKGYQQAQGVDVSAEQIESGLGLGITNLFIGDLTGFLQDKENKYDLIIARDVFEHFTRQDFFEALIVIKKALSKNGKLVIQVPNGEGLHYTSIFFGDITHEMAYTMGSLRQLTMAAGFSQVKVFPVNPYPKGIKGFIRSTLWKYKVLVTRFWQTVERGGSSGIFTANLIAQIE